From one Acidibrevibacterium fodinaquatile genomic stretch:
- a CDS encoding 4-hydroxyproline epimerase: MTPAMGPHSFFCLDGHTCGNPVRLVAGGAPRLAGATMSERRADFIARFDWIRRALMFEPRGHDVMSGAILYPPLRADCDAAILFIEVSGALPMCGHGTIGTVTMALEHGLITPAREGEVALDAPAGRVVAHYRREGRFIEEVRLYNVPAFLAAADLRVTCPGLGDITVDIAYGGNFYAIVEKQPGYDGLESLSADAILRLSPGLRDAVNRAIAVTHPEDETIRGVSHILWAGAPRDPRASARNAVFYGARAIDRSPCGTGTSARMAQLVARGRLRVGDEFIHESIIGSLFEGRVESAATVGGKPAIRPSIAGWARLHGLNTILVDPRDPFWAGFQVG; this comes from the coding sequence GTGACCCCGGCGATGGGGCCGCATAGCTTCTTTTGTCTCGACGGCCATACCTGCGGCAATCCGGTGCGCCTCGTCGCCGGCGGCGCGCCGAGGCTCGCCGGTGCGACGATGAGCGAGCGGCGCGCCGACTTCATCGCCCGTTTCGACTGGATCCGCCGCGCCCTGATGTTCGAGCCGCGCGGGCATGACGTGATGTCGGGCGCCATCCTTTATCCCCCGCTCCGCGCCGATTGCGATGCCGCGATCCTGTTCATCGAAGTTTCCGGCGCCTTGCCGATGTGCGGCCACGGCACCATCGGGACGGTGACCATGGCGCTCGAACACGGCCTCATCACGCCAGCGCGCGAGGGCGAGGTGGCGCTCGACGCCCCCGCCGGGCGGGTCGTCGCCCATTATCGGCGCGAGGGGCGGTTCATCGAGGAGGTGCGGCTCTATAACGTTCCCGCGTTCCTCGCCGCCGCCGATCTTCGCGTCACCTGCCCGGGTCTGGGCGACATCACCGTCGATATCGCCTATGGCGGCAATTTCTACGCGATCGTCGAGAAGCAGCCGGGCTATGACGGGCTCGAATCGCTCTCGGCTGACGCTATCCTCCGCCTAAGCCCGGGGCTGCGCGACGCCGTCAACCGCGCGATCGCCGTCACCCACCCCGAGGACGAGACGATCCGCGGGGTTTCCCACATTCTCTGGGCCGGCGCGCCGCGCGATCCGCGAGCCAGCGCGCGGAACGCCGTCTTCTACGGCGCCCGCGCCATCGACCGCTCGCCTTGCGGCACCGGCACCTCGGCGCGCATGGCGCAGCTCGTCGCGCGCGGGCGGCTTCGGGTCGGCGACGAATTCATCCACGAAAGCATCATCGGCTCGCTGTTCGAAGGCCGTGTCGAAAGCGCCGCAACGGTCGGCGGCAAGCCCGCGATCCGCCCCAGCATCGCCGGCTGGGCACGCCTGCACGGGCTCAACACCATCCTCGTCGATCCGCGTGATCCGTTCTGGGCCGGGTTTCAGGTGGGGTGA
- the cysG gene encoding siroheme synthase CysG gives MRHFPIFLDLAGRRALVLGEGAAAARKADALAEAGAAVTRVARFAPTRSAHDCLAGVAIAIGAEAPEADLHALSEAAQALGIPVNIVDRPALSSFIMPALVDRDPLTIAIASGGAAPVLARQLRAKIEALIPPAYGRLAAFLGRAQGELRRRFPDLAQRRRLIERLLGGRVAALVFAGREAEAEAALAAELAASDSGAGADGADGAGAGMVFLVGAGPGAADLLTLRAQRLLGEADVIVHDRLVGDAVLALARRDATRIFVGKARAHHCLPQSEINALLVRLAREGKKVVRLKGGDPFIFGRGGEEAEALAEAGIACEIVPGVTAALACAAAAGIPLTHRDAARSVTLLTGHGKEGVIDLDFAALVRLGGTLAIYMAITALPRLAAGFAAAGLAPETPAALIERGGTPAERRLFAPLPELAARAPAWSSGGPALLLIGPAVARTGTATRAAAPADLTTMLA, from the coding sequence ATGCGTCATTTTCCGATCTTTCTCGATCTTGCCGGGCGTCGGGCGCTGGTCCTCGGCGAGGGCGCGGCCGCCGCGCGCAAGGCCGACGCCTTGGCCGAAGCCGGCGCCGCGGTGACGCGAGTGGCCCGCTTCGCGCCGACCCGCTCCGCCCACGATTGTCTCGCCGGCGTTGCGATCGCGATCGGCGCCGAGGCGCCGGAAGCCGATCTCCATGCTTTGTCCGAGGCGGCGCAGGCGCTCGGCATTCCGGTCAACATCGTCGATCGTCCGGCGCTTTCGAGCTTCATCATGCCGGCACTCGTCGATCGCGACCCGCTGACCATCGCCATCGCCTCCGGCGGCGCGGCACCGGTGCTCGCGCGCCAGCTCCGCGCCAAGATCGAGGCGCTGATCCCGCCGGCCTATGGCCGTCTCGCGGCGTTTCTCGGGCGGGCGCAAGGCGAACTCCGCCGCCGCTTCCCCGATCTCGCGCAGCGCCGCCGGCTGATCGAGCGTCTGCTTGGCGGCCGGGTTGCGGCGCTGGTCTTCGCCGGGCGCGAGGCCGAGGCCGAAGCCGCGCTCGCCGCCGAACTCGCCGCGAGCGACAGCGGCGCGGGCGCCGACGGCGCGGACGGTGCCGGCGCAGGGATGGTGTTCCTGGTCGGCGCCGGGCCGGGGGCGGCCGATCTCCTCACGCTCCGCGCCCAGCGCCTGCTCGGCGAGGCCGATGTCATCGTCCATGACCGCTTGGTCGGCGATGCGGTGCTCGCGCTCGCCCGGCGCGATGCGACGCGGATCTTCGTCGGCAAGGCGCGCGCGCATCACTGCCTGCCACAGTCTGAGATCAATGCCTTGCTCGTCCGCCTGGCGCGGGAGGGGAAAAAAGTGGTGCGGCTCAAGGGTGGCGATCCTTTCATCTTCGGCCGCGGCGGCGAAGAGGCGGAAGCGCTGGCGGAAGCCGGCATCGCCTGCGAGATCGTCCCCGGCGTTACCGCCGCCTTGGCCTGCGCCGCCGCCGCCGGCATCCCACTCACGCATCGCGACGCCGCGCGCTCGGTGACGCTGCTCACCGGCCATGGCAAGGAGGGGGTGATCGATCTCGATTTCGCGGCCCTCGTCCGCCTCGGTGGCACGCTCGCGATCTATATGGCGATCACCGCGCTCCCGCGCCTCGCCGCCGGCTTCGCCGCCGCCGGCCTCGCGCCGGAAACCCCGGCGGCGCTGATCGAGCGCGGCGGCACACCGGCCGAGCGCCGGCTTTTCGCGCCCCTTCCCGAACTCGCCGCGCGTGCCCCGGCCTGGTCGAGCGGCGGGCCGGCGCTGCTGCTGATCGGCCCCGCCGTCGCCCGCACCGGCACGGCGACGCGCGCTGCGGCACCCGCGGATCTCACCACGATGCTCGCGTGA
- a CDS encoding cytochrome P450: protein MSEPSSLAVPVAPSQSLSWRGVLRAARNNPLQLWTDSAYEQDVERQSFLGKPRLLLNAPDAIQHVLIREANHFRRTAPSIRLLRPFVGRGLLLSEGELWRRQRRVIGPTLAPRALPPLMGEAARAIAAALPALDAAAAAGTPVDLLAAMQALALDIAGRSMFSVAMEMFGVEMRQMFNTASRDISRPDFFDLVLPIGIPSPRDVRRWWFQRRWMGLISRIIAAREAAEGTAGADLFDLLRAACADDGAAGRRQLRDEVATMIIAGHETTALTLFWSAILLATAPEVQARIAAEADGLDLGPEGAPAAQERLSYTRAVVSEALRLYPPAAVIVREATAETRCGALTIPRGTLVFISPWVLHRHRKLWAAPEHFDPERFLPGAPPVARFAYLPFGAGPRVCVGAQFALAEATLVLATLARRFVIERLDAAPVMPVSVVTTQPDRAPPFRLHAR, encoded by the coding sequence ATGTCTGAACCATCGTCTCTGGCGGTGCCGGTGGCACCAAGCCAGTCGCTTTCTTGGCGTGGTGTCTTGCGTGCGGCCCGCAATAACCCGCTCCAGCTCTGGACCGATAGCGCCTATGAGCAGGACGTCGAAAGGCAGAGTTTTCTCGGCAAGCCGCGCCTTCTCCTCAACGCGCCCGATGCCATCCAGCACGTGCTCATTCGCGAGGCGAACCATTTCCGCCGCACGGCCCCCTCCATCCGGCTGCTTCGCCCCTTCGTTGGACGCGGGCTTTTGCTCAGCGAGGGCGAACTCTGGCGCCGCCAGCGGCGGGTGATCGGGCCGACCCTCGCGCCGCGCGCCCTGCCGCCGCTAATGGGCGAGGCGGCGCGGGCGATCGCCGCCGCCCTGCCGGCGCTCGACGCCGCCGCCGCGGCCGGGACGCCGGTCGATCTCCTGGCGGCGATGCAGGCTCTCGCCCTCGACATCGCCGGACGCTCGATGTTCTCGGTGGCGATGGAGATGTTCGGCGTCGAAATGCGGCAAATGTTCAACACGGCGTCGCGAGACATCTCACGGCCGGATTTTTTTGACCTGGTGTTGCCGATCGGCATCCCGAGCCCGCGCGATGTCCGTCGCTGGTGGTTTCAGCGCCGCTGGATGGGCTTGATCAGCCGCATCATCGCCGCGCGCGAGGCCGCCGAGGGAACGGCCGGCGCCGATCTCTTCGACCTCCTGCGCGCCGCCTGCGCCGACGATGGCGCGGCGGGCCGCCGTCAGCTCCGCGACGAAGTGGCAACGATGATCATCGCCGGGCATGAAACCACGGCGCTGACACTATTCTGGTCGGCGATTCTCCTCGCCACCGCGCCGGAGGTGCAGGCGCGCATCGCCGCCGAGGCGGACGGTCTCGATCTCGGGCCGGAGGGCGCACCGGCGGCACAGGAGCGTCTCTCCTACACCCGCGCCGTGGTTAGCGAGGCGCTCCGCCTCTATCCCCCGGCGGCGGTGATCGTGCGCGAGGCGACGGCGGAGACACGCTGCGGCGCGCTCACCATCCCGCGCGGGACGCTGGTGTTCATCTCGCCCTGGGTGCTGCACCGCCATCGCAAGCTCTGGGCCGCGCCGGAGCATTTCGACCCCGAGCGCTTTCTCCCCGGCGCGCCGCCGGTCGCGCGCTTCGCCTATCTCCCCTTCGGCGCCGGCCCCCGGGTTTGCGTCGGCGCCCAGTTCGCGCTCGCGGAAGCGACACTGGTGCTGGCGACGCTCGCGCGACGCTTCGTGATCGAACGGCTGGACGCGGCGCCGGTGATGCCGGTCAGCGTGGTGACGACACAGCCCGACCGCGCGCCGCCATTTCGGCTTCATGCGCGATGA
- a CDS encoding SDR family NAD(P)-dependent oxidoreductase, translating to MDLENTAALVTGGASGLGEATARALAAAGAKVALLDMNAARAAEVASEIGGIALACNVASAESAEAAVAEARAQHGAARILINCAGIGKSGRVVGKAGPMPLEDFRRVIEVNLIGSFNLIRLMAADAETLPPLADGARGVIVNTASVAAFDGQIGQAAYSASKGGIVGMTLPIARDLARSGIRVCTIAPGIFATPMLRGLPQEVQDSLAASIPFPRRLGQPEEFAALAMHIIANPMLNGETIRLDGAIRMAPK from the coding sequence ATGGATCTCGAAAACACCGCGGCGCTGGTCACCGGTGGCGCTTCCGGCCTTGGCGAGGCAACGGCCAGGGCGCTGGCCGCGGCCGGCGCCAAGGTCGCCCTTCTCGATATGAACGCGGCGCGCGCGGCCGAGGTCGCGAGCGAGATCGGCGGCATCGCGCTCGCTTGCAACGTCGCCAGCGCCGAAAGCGCCGAGGCGGCGGTGGCCGAGGCCCGCGCCCAGCATGGTGCGGCGCGGATTCTCATCAACTGCGCCGGGATCGGCAAATCGGGGCGCGTCGTCGGCAAGGCCGGGCCGATGCCGCTCGAGGATTTCCGTCGCGTGATCGAGGTCAATCTGATCGGCTCGTTCAACCTGATCCGCTTGATGGCGGCGGACGCCGAGACCCTGCCGCCGCTCGCCGACGGCGCGCGCGGCGTCATCGTCAACACCGCGTCGGTCGCGGCGTTCGATGGCCAGATCGGCCAGGCCGCCTATTCGGCGTCGAAGGGCGGGATCGTCGGCATGACGCTGCCGATCGCGCGCGACCTGGCACGTTCGGGGATCCGCGTCTGCACCATCGCGCCAGGGATTTTCGCAACGCCGATGCTGCGCGGCCTACCGCAAGAGGTCCAAGACAGCCTCGCCGCCAGCATTCCCTTCCCGCGCCGCCTCGGCCAGCCGGAAGAATTCGCGGCGCTCGCTATGCACATCATCGCCAACCCGATGCTGAACGGCGAGACCATCCGCCTCGACGGCGCCATCCGCATGGCACCGAAATAG
- the murA gene encoding UDP-N-acetylglucosamine 1-carboxyvinyltransferase — protein MDRILIRGGRPLTGRLAIGGAKNAALPLMAAGLLTEERLVLENIPELADIDTMASLLLEAGLTLERQGRRCAIGGRITRTEAPYDIVRRMRASVLVLGPLLARCGEARVSLPGGCAIGTRPVDLHLKGLAQMGADIRLEGGYIDARVAGRLHGAEIVLPFPSVGATENLLMAATLAEGETIIANAAREPEIGDLAACLNAMGAEISGIGSDRLTITGVARLHGATHAILPDRIETGTYLCAVGVSGGEILLEGGQATHLAALIRALGEAGVMVEETAAGLFARRMGKLVGVDVMTEPYPGFPTDMQAQFMALMAVAEGAAMITETIFENRFMHVPELNRMGARINVHGASAIVRGVGGALSGAPVMATDLRASVSLVLAGLAARGETIVNRVYHLDRGYEALVEKLTGCGAAIERLKG, from the coding sequence ATGGACCGCATCCTGATCCGCGGCGGCCGGCCGCTCACCGGCCGGCTTGCCATCGGCGGCGCCAAGAACGCGGCGCTGCCGCTGATGGCGGCGGGGCTTTTGACCGAGGAGCGGCTGGTGCTGGAGAATATCCCAGAGCTTGCCGATATCGATACCATGGCGAGCCTGCTTCTCGAAGCCGGCCTCACTCTCGAGCGCCAGGGCCGGCGTTGTGCGATCGGCGGGCGCATCACCCGCACCGAGGCGCCCTATGACATTGTGCGGCGAATGCGCGCCTCCGTCCTTGTGCTCGGGCCACTGCTCGCGCGCTGTGGGGAGGCGCGCGTGTCGCTCCCCGGCGGTTGCGCGATCGGGACGCGCCCGGTCGATCTCCACCTCAAGGGATTGGCGCAAATGGGCGCCGACATCCGGCTCGAAGGCGGTTATATCGATGCCCGGGTTGCGGGCCGGCTGCATGGCGCCGAAATCGTGCTGCCGTTTCCCTCGGTCGGCGCGACCGAGAATCTCTTGATGGCGGCGACGCTGGCCGAGGGTGAGACAATCATCGCCAATGCCGCGCGCGAGCCGGAAATCGGCGATCTCGCCGCCTGCCTCAACGCCATGGGGGCGGAGATCAGCGGGATCGGCAGCGACCGCCTGACGATCACCGGGGTTGCGCGCCTCCATGGCGCGACCCACGCGATCCTTCCCGATCGGATCGAGACCGGCACCTATCTCTGCGCGGTTGGCGTGAGCGGCGGTGAAATCCTGCTCGAAGGTGGGCAAGCAACCCATCTCGCCGCCCTCATCCGGGCTCTTGGCGAGGCCGGGGTCATGGTCGAGGAGACGGCGGCAGGGCTTTTCGCCCGGCGGATGGGGAAGCTCGTCGGCGTCGATGTCATGACCGAGCCCTATCCCGGCTTTCCGACCGACATGCAGGCGCAGTTCATGGCGCTGATGGCGGTTGCCGAGGGGGCGGCGATGATCACCGAGACGATTTTCGAGAACCGCTTCATGCACGTCCCCGAGCTCAATCGCATGGGGGCGCGGATCAACGTCCATGGCGCCTCGGCGATCGTGCGCGGGGTCGGCGGCGCGCTCTCCGGCGCGCCGGTGATGGCGACCGATCTTCGCGCCTCGGTCTCGCTGGTGCTCGCCGGCCTTGCCGCGCGCGGTGAGACCATCGTCAACCGCGTCTATCACCTCGATCGCGGCTATGAGGCGCTGGTCGAGAAACTCACCGGCTGCGGCGCCGCGATCGAGCGGCTCAAAGGGTGA
- a CDS encoding patatin-like phospholipase family protein: MDAGPIPSSPAPRSRWRPEGCDQIALVLQGGGALGAYQAGVYQALHEAGLEPDWIAGVSIGSINGIIIAGNPPERRLERLEEFWDTITARPVVPFLDHRLLDGDLPRRAFHGLSSSLAMTLGQPGFFTPRVPNPWLAPRGSRGATSIYDTAPLRATLERLVDFDLLNSRAVRYAAGAVNVATGNFYFFDSAHQEIGPEHAMASGALPPALPMVRIGTDFYWDGGVVSNTPLQHLLDHAGSSNLLVFQVDLFGARGPVPRDMYDVLARQKDIQYSSRTRMVTDMFMRLHRDKMTMRQLMAKIPEEKLDESEKKLKKELSNLPEIAILHLIYQQKAHECENKDYDFSASSMRDHWKSGYRDTRATLQHEDWLQMPSEEQGMVMHDVHRAMD; encoded by the coding sequence ATGGATGCTGGCCCGATCCCCTCCTCCCCCGCGCCACGCAGCCGCTGGCGGCCGGAAGGATGCGATCAGATCGCCCTCGTGCTGCAAGGCGGCGGTGCCCTCGGTGCCTATCAGGCCGGGGTCTATCAAGCGCTGCACGAAGCCGGGCTGGAGCCCGACTGGATCGCCGGCGTCTCCATCGGCAGCATCAACGGCATCATCATCGCCGGCAATCCGCCCGAGCGGCGGTTGGAGCGGCTCGAGGAATTCTGGGACACCATCACCGCGCGCCCAGTGGTGCCATTTCTCGACCATCGCCTGCTCGATGGCGATTTGCCGCGCCGCGCTTTCCATGGCCTCTCCTCCAGCCTCGCGATGACGCTCGGCCAGCCCGGTTTTTTCACCCCACGCGTGCCCAATCCCTGGCTTGCGCCCCGCGGCTCACGCGGCGCGACCAGTATTTATGACACTGCGCCACTTCGCGCGACGCTGGAGCGCTTGGTCGATTTCGATCTCTTGAACAGCCGCGCCGTGCGCTATGCCGCCGGCGCGGTTAATGTCGCAACCGGCAATTTCTATTTCTTTGATAGCGCCCATCAGGAAATCGGCCCCGAGCACGCGATGGCGAGCGGCGCGCTGCCGCCGGCGCTGCCCATGGTGCGGATCGGCACCGATTTCTATTGGGATGGCGGCGTGGTCTCGAACACCCCGCTGCAGCATCTCCTCGACCATGCCGGCAGCAGCAATCTCCTGGTGTTCCAGGTCGATCTGTTTGGCGCCCGCGGCCCGGTGCCGCGCGATATGTATGACGTCCTCGCGCGCCAAAAAGACATCCAATATTCCAGCCGCACCCGCATGGTGACCGATATGTTCATGCGGCTGCATCGCGATAAAATGACGATGCGTCAGCTTATGGCCAAAATCCCTGAAGAAAAACTCGACGAGTCAGAAAAAAAGCTCAAGAAGGAGCTTTCCAACCTGCCGGAAATCGCCATCCTGCACCTGATCTACCAGCAAAAGGCGCATGAATGCGAAAACAAGGATTATGATTTCAGCGCGTCCTCGATGCGCGATCACTGGAAATCCGGCTACCGCGACACCCGCGCCACCCTCCAGCACGAGGATTGGCTGCAAATGCCGAGCGAGGAACAGGGCATGGTGATGCACGACGTGCATCGGGCCATGGATTGA
- the parE gene encoding DNA topoisomerase IV subunit B, with translation MSDLFSALPPSPRKPTAAKATDEAADYSARDIEVLEGLEPVRRRPGMYIGGTDDVALHHLAAEILDNAMDEAVAGHASAIDVTLAAGNFLTIRDNGRGIPVDPHPKFPRLSALEVILTTLHSGGKFNGKAYATAGGLHGVGSSVVNALSAEFEVEVARERTLWKQRYARGKPQTPLENAGPVQNRRGTLIRFRPDPEIFGALAFSPARLYRLCRSKAYLFRGVYLRWRCDPNLLTGEAAEVPAEAELHFPGGLRDSLEAELGATALASQIFAGEAQLPPHLPGVRGGRLEWALAWRDDEDGFLHSYCNTIPTPQGGTHEAGFRAALLKGLRTWGEQRGNRRAAQITADDILAPLCAKFSLFLAEPQFQGQTKEKLTTSEAARLVETGLRDHFDHFLAGDPAQADLLLGHLIERAEERLRRREARETPRKTATRRLRLPGKLTDCARESAADTEIFLVEGDSAGGSAKQARDRETQAVLPLRGKILNVASASADKLRQNQELRDLIEALGCGAGSRFDAAKLRYGRVIIMTDADVDGAHIASLLMTFFYREIPELIRRGHLFLAQPPLYRLTQGGVSLYAMDDGERDKLLKTAFKPASKVEISRFKGLGEMPANILRQTTMDPKRRTLLKVTIPDGAAAATEDLVEQLMGRKPELRFQFIQTHAHAVEALDID, from the coding sequence ATGAGTGATCTCTTCTCGGCCCTTCCTCCTTCGCCGCGCAAGCCCACGGCCGCGAAGGCGACCGACGAGGCCGCCGATTACTCGGCGCGCGACATCGAGGTCTTGGAGGGGCTGGAGCCGGTGCGGCGTCGCCCTGGCATGTATATCGGCGGCACCGATGACGTGGCACTGCACCATCTCGCCGCCGAAATCCTCGACAACGCCATGGATGAAGCCGTTGCCGGCCATGCCAGCGCCATCGATGTGACACTGGCCGCCGGCAATTTCCTCACCATTCGTGACAATGGCCGCGGCATCCCGGTCGATCCGCACCCGAAATTCCCGCGCCTCAGCGCGCTCGAGGTCATCCTCACCACGCTTCATTCCGGTGGAAAATTCAACGGCAAGGCGTACGCGACGGCCGGCGGGCTGCATGGCGTCGGGAGTTCCGTCGTCAACGCGCTGTCGGCGGAGTTCGAGGTCGAAGTGGCGCGCGAGCGCACGCTTTGGAAGCAGCGCTATGCCCGCGGCAAGCCACAGACGCCGCTCGAAAATGCTGGCCCCGTGCAAAATCGCCGCGGCACTTTGATCCGCTTCCGCCCGGATCCGGAGATTTTCGGCGCCCTCGCCTTCAGCCCGGCCCGGCTTTACCGGCTTTGCCGCTCGAAAGCCTATCTCTTCCGCGGCGTCTATCTGCGCTGGCGCTGTGACCCAAACCTGCTCACCGGCGAGGCTGCCGAAGTTCCGGCGGAGGCCGAACTGCATTTCCCCGGTGGCCTGCGCGACAGCTTGGAGGCCGAACTCGGCGCCACGGCTTTGGCCTCGCAAATCTTCGCCGGTGAGGCCCAACTCCCCCCCCATCTCCCGGGCGTGCGCGGCGGCCGGCTGGAATGGGCACTCGCCTGGCGTGACGACGAGGACGGCTTTCTCCATTCTTACTGCAACACCATCCCGACGCCGCAAGGCGGCACGCATGAGGCCGGGTTTCGCGCCGCCCTCCTCAAGGGTCTTCGCACCTGGGGCGAGCAGCGCGGCAACCGCCGTGCCGCCCAAATCACCGCCGACGATATTCTCGCCCCGCTCTGCGCGAAATTCTCCCTTTTCCTCGCCGAGCCGCAATTTCAGGGCCAGACCAAGGAGAAACTAACCACCTCCGAGGCAGCGCGTCTGGTCGAGACCGGACTGCGCGATCATTTCGACCATTTCCTCGCCGGCGATCCGGCGCAGGCCGATCTCCTGCTCGGCCATCTCATCGAGCGCGCCGAAGAGCGGCTCCGCCGCCGCGAGGCCCGCGAGACGCCACGCAAAACCGCGACCCGGCGGCTGCGTCTCCCCGGCAAGCTCACCGATTGCGCGCGCGAATCCGCCGCCGACACCGAAATCTTCCTCGTCGAAGGCGACAGTGCCGGCGGCTCCGCGAAACAGGCGCGTGACCGCGAGACCCAAGCGGTGCTGCCGCTGCGTGGCAAGATCCTCAATGTCGCCAGCGCGTCCGCCGATAAGCTACGCCAAAACCAGGAATTGCGTGATCTCATCGAGGCGCTCGGCTGCGGCGCCGGGTCACGCTTCGATGCCGCCAAGCTGCGTTATGGCCGCGTCATCATCATGACCGACGCCGATGTCGACGGCGCCCACATCGCCTCGCTGCTGATGACGTTTTTCTATCGCGAAATCCCCGAACTGATCCGCCGCGGCCATCTCTTCCTCGCCCAGCCGCCGCTCTATCGCCTGACGCAGGGCGGCGTCTCGCTTTACGCGATGGATGATGGCGAACGCGACAAGCTCCTCAAAACCGCGTTCAAACCCGCGAGCAAAGTGGAAATCAGCCGCTTCAAAGGGCTCGGCGAGATGCCCGCGAACATTCTCCGCCAAACCACGATGGACCCCAAGCGCCGCACGCTGCTCAAAGTCACCATCCCCGATGGCGCCGCCGCCGCCACCGAGGATCTCGTCGAACAACTCATGGGCCGCAAGCCGGAACTGCGTTTTCAGTTCATCCAGACCCACGCCCATGCCGTCGAAGCGCTGGACATCGATTAG
- the dcd gene encoding dCTP deaminase, translating into MAVMPDHWIREMAETTRMIDPFVETQRRDGVISFGLSSYGYDARVARAFKIFTNVDSAVVDPKAFSPQSFVDRDSDVCIIPPNSFALAHTVEYFRIPRDVVVICLGKSTYARCGIIVNVTPLEPEWEGQVTIEISNTTPLPAKIYAGEGICQFLFLKGDSPCEVSYADKAGKYMGQRGVALPKL; encoded by the coding sequence ATGGCCGTGATGCCCGATCACTGGATCCGCGAGATGGCGGAAACCACCCGCATGATCGATCCCTTCGTCGAAACCCAGCGCCGCGACGGGGTGATCAGCTTCGGGCTTTCGTCTTACGGCTATGACGCCCGCGTCGCCCGCGCCTTCAAGATTTTCACCAATGTCGACTCCGCCGTCGTCGATCCCAAAGCCTTCAGTCCGCAAAGCTTCGTCGATCGTGACAGCGACGTCTGCATCATTCCGCCCAACAGCTTCGCGCTCGCCCATACGGTGGAATATTTCCGCATCCCGCGCGATGTCGTCGTCATCTGCCTCGGCAAATCGACCTATGCCCGCTGCGGCATCATCGTCAACGTGACGCCGCTGGAACCGGAATGGGAGGGGCAGGTGACGATCGAGATCAGCAACACGACGCCGCTGCCCGCCAAAATCTATGCCGGCGAGGGCATTTGCCAGTTCCTGTTCCTCAAGGGCGATAGCCCCTGCGAAGTGAGCTATGCCGACAAAGCGGGAAAATATATGGGCCAGCGCGGCGTCGCGCTGCCCAAGCTCTAG
- a CDS encoding phosphatase PAP2 family protein — MSLRFGWRWSAAGLALLLLIAAEASRPWLPGDPALARLVQATLPASPGWAEAVSALGGFPAVWLLLVATAAGAAWLRGGRGVVAVALSFAGMVLLDRLLRHLVFQPRPEPGLIRVVGHPPGSAFPSTFALLFGATIGCFLFCAASRRRWLLVVAAVLALVLGFAARIALGAHWPSDVLVSYFAALLWSGAVLRSMKSAASAERHSPAETRSA, encoded by the coding sequence ATGAGTCTGCGGTTCGGCTGGCGTTGGAGCGCGGCGGGCCTGGCCCTCCTCCTGCTGATCGCCGCCGAGGCATCGCGGCCCTGGCTGCCGGGTGATCCCGCGCTGGCACGCCTGGTGCAGGCGACGCTGCCGGCGTCGCCGGGATGGGCCGAAGCCGTCTCCGCGCTCGGCGGTTTCCCGGCGGTGTGGCTTTTGCTGGTCGCAACCGCCGCCGGCGCCGCCTGGCTGCGCGGCGGGCGCGGGGTGGTCGCCGTCGCGCTCAGCTTCGCCGGTATGGTGCTGCTCGACCGGTTGTTGCGCCACCTCGTTTTCCAGCCGCGGCCGGAGCCGGGGCTCATTCGCGTCGTTGGCCATCCGCCCGGGTCGGCCTTCCCCTCCACTTTCGCCCTGTTGTTTGGTGCGACGATCGGGTGTTTCCTGTTCTGTGCGGCGTCGCGGCGGCGCTGGCTCTTGGTCGTTGCCGCTGTTCTCGCGCTCGTGCTCGGCTTCGCGGCACGGATCGCGCTTGGCGCCCACTGGCCAAGCGATGTGTTGGTCAGCTATTTCGCGGCGCTGCTGTGGAGCGGCGCGGTCTTGCGCAGCATGAAGAGCGCGGCGAGCGCGGAGAGGCACAGCCCGGCGGAGACGAGAAGCGCATAA
- a CDS encoding YceI family protein: MIGRRRRGIAFWLLLLAWPGFVVVARAAPRTIAVSPDNTDIGFRLYLFGFVPLDGHFTRFVGSLTVDPADSGHCSVTVRVDTASLVMPNKEALKIALGADFLDAVDFPTLAYDGACRAIQGAPPRLEGVLVMRGRTGPLAFSLQPGAAAFVVSAVLHRAAWGMGAHPLLAGDTIRLRVTTRLLPSAREAAH, from the coding sequence ATGATCGGAAGAAGACGCCGCGGCATTGCCTTTTGGCTGCTGCTGCTGGCTTGGCCCGGCTTTGTCGTTGTCGCTCGGGCGGCGCCGCGGACCATCGCGGTCTCGCCGGACAACACCGATATCGGCTTTCGCCTTTATCTTTTCGGCTTCGTCCCCCTCGATGGGCATTTCACCCGCTTTGTCGGCAGTCTCACGGTCGATCCCGCGGATTCCGGCCATTGCAGCGTCACCGTCCGGGTTGACACCGCGAGCCTCGTCATGCCGAACAAAGAGGCGCTCAAGATCGCGCTCGGCGCCGATTTCCTTGATGCCGTCGATTTCCCAACCCTCGCTTATGACGGCGCCTGCCGCGCGATCCAAGGCGCGCCGCCTCGGCTCGAGGGGGTGCTCGTGATGCGCGGGCGCACCGGACCGCTTGCGTTCTCACTGCAGCCGGGCGCCGCCGCCTTCGTGGTCAGCGCCGTTCTCCACCGCGCCGCCTGGGGCATGGGCGCCCATCCGCTGCTTGCCGGCGACACGATCCGGCTTCGTGTCACGACCCGGCTTTTACCCTCGGCCCGGGAAGCCGCGCATTAA